The following proteins come from a genomic window of Dethiosulfovibrio salsuginis:
- a CDS encoding XdhC family protein — MNGDILKSLEQAINHNSLGVLCTVVGKNGSTPCRVGAKMWVDPEGSIKGTVGGGDLEQRTISMALEMISSGTPHRILEYRLDPGESGGTGLICGGATSVFLELLGRRREVVIFGAGHVGQAVGTIASFCGYSVTFWDDRQGIKTAEGTRVVNVPLEEALAHLDLVQGVSVVVCTWGHGKDGDVVKLLDGCGASYIGMLSSKTKAAKLWERLRAEGVSEEHLSRIHTPIGLSIGAGSPQEIAISIMAEIIAVESGKGSVGCPSTL; from the coding sequence GTGAACGGAGATATTCTAAAATCCCTGGAACAGGCTATCAATCACAACTCTCTAGGGGTTCTCTGTACCGTAGTTGGAAAAAACGGCTCAACTCCCTGCCGGGTGGGGGCCAAGATGTGGGTGGACCCCGAAGGATCCATAAAGGGGACCGTCGGAGGAGGAGACCTGGAACAAAGGACCATCTCAATGGCGCTGGAGATGATATCGAGTGGAACTCCCCACAGGATACTGGAATACCGGCTGGACCCAGGGGAATCCGGCGGGACGGGCCTTATCTGCGGCGGCGCCACGTCGGTCTTCCTCGAGCTGTTGGGCAGAAGGAGGGAGGTGGTCATCTTCGGAGCGGGCCACGTCGGACAGGCAGTCGGGACTATAGCGTCCTTCTGCGGCTACTCGGTGACCTTCTGGGACGACCGTCAGGGCATAAAAACGGCGGAAGGGACCAGAGTTGTAAACGTACCGCTGGAGGAGGCCCTGGCCCATCTGGACCTGGTTCAAGGGGTATCGGTGGTAGTATGCACCTGGGGGCACGGCAAAGACGGCGACGTCGTAAAGCTTCTCGACGGATGCGGTGCGTCCTACATAGGTATGTTGTCGTCGAAGACGAAGGCGGCTAAACTATGGGAGAGGCTGAGAGCCGAGGGAGTGTCGGAGGAACACCTTTCGAGGATCCATACCCCTATCGGCCTCAGCATAGGTGCTGGTTCTCCTCAGGAGATAGCCATATCCATAATGGCGGAGATAATAGCGGTAGAATCGGGGAAGGGATCGGTGGGCTGTCCATCGACCTTGTGA
- a CDS encoding cupin domain-containing protein, whose product MGKYTGSLKDIPLHQASGPTMEKRIVFSPEVNDWPGHVVRYFTIKAGTGNPLHRHDWPHWGLILKGNATGVVDGETFHMEEGGWFYIPPKVTHRFQAGDQDFHFICMVPEEGDRLPVTLVEQP is encoded by the coding sequence ATGGGGAAATACACAGGATCTCTTAAGGACATTCCGCTGCACCAAGCCAGTGGTCCGACCATGGAAAAACGGATAGTTTTCAGCCCGGAGGTCAACGACTGGCCGGGCCACGTCGTCCGCTACTTCACCATCAAGGCGGGAACGGGCAACCCTCTACACCGCCACGACTGGCCCCACTGGGGACTTATCCTAAAGGGAAACGCCACCGGCGTAGTCGACGGAGAGACATTCCACATGGAGGAAGGAGGATGGTTTTACATTCCACCTAAGGTCACCCACCGTTTCCAGGCGGGAGACCAGGATTTCCACTTCATCTGTATGGTCCCGGAGGAGGGAGACAGGCTGCCTGTCACCCTGGTGGAACAGCCCTAG
- the gpt gene encoding xanthine phosphoribosyltransferase has product MGSEDRYHKTFTVSWEQIQRDCKALAWRLLDRKWERIIGIARGGLIPAAIMARELDVKLVDTVCISSYTMKRQGELQIIKNIDTSSKGEGWLIVDDLVDTGKTAKVVREMFPEARFATVYAKPEGKPYVDTYVTEVSQDTWILFPWDAEAQYSDPISMRKD; this is encoded by the coding sequence ATGGGTTCAGAGGACAGATATCACAAGACGTTTACCGTCTCTTGGGAGCAGATTCAGAGGGACTGTAAGGCTTTGGCCTGGAGGTTGTTGGATCGTAAATGGGAGAGGATCATAGGTATCGCAAGGGGTGGGCTCATCCCTGCGGCCATAATGGCCAGGGAGCTTGACGTTAAACTTGTTGACACGGTGTGTATCTCCAGCTATACCATGAAACGTCAGGGAGAGCTTCAGATAATCAAGAACATAGATACATCCAGCAAAGGCGAAGGCTGGCTCATAGTGGACGATCTGGTGGACACAGGCAAGACCGCCAAGGTGGTCAGAGAGATGTTTCCCGAGGCCCGTTTCGCCACGGTCTACGCTAAGCCCGAGGGCAAGCCCTACGTGGATACCTACGTCACCGAGGTCAGCCAGGACACCTGGATACTGTTCCCCTGGGACGCCGAGGCCCAGTACTCCGATCCTATAAGCATGAGAAAAGATTGA
- a CDS encoding BMP family ABC transporter substrate-binding protein gives MKKRTVTVALALSLAVLVGGAAIAAMKRIPIHDIKVGFIYIGPVGDGGYTYMHDQGRTYMHEHNPDLPKSVIVENVPEGPDAARVTETLVRRGANVIFGNSFGYMDFMLDVANRYPEVYFMHCSGYKTAPNMGTYFGRMYQPRYLSGMVAGAMTKSNVLGYVAAQPIPEVIRGINAFTLGARSVNPKVTVKVIWLFSWFDPGKEKEAAKALIDAGADVIGMHADSGAAPQACEEAGAYVIGYNNDMSQFAPTKHLTAPIWNWGAVYDYTVKQVSEGVWQPDQIWWGLKENMVGLAPFNEAVPKSLIETVESRKKAIIAGEWDVFWGPIWDQKGELKVKDNEKMTDGEMLGMDWFVEGVEASIPK, from the coding sequence GTGAAAAAACGCACAGTAACAGTGGCACTGGCCTTATCCTTGGCGGTGCTGGTCGGAGGGGCGGCCATAGCCGCCATGAAGAGGATCCCCATACATGACATCAAAGTCGGCTTTATCTATATCGGTCCTGTAGGTGACGGAGGATACACCTACATGCACGACCAGGGTCGAACCTACATGCACGAGCATAATCCCGATCTTCCCAAAAGCGTCATAGTGGAGAACGTGCCTGAAGGACCTGACGCCGCCAGGGTCACCGAGACCCTTGTGAGACGAGGGGCTAACGTGATATTCGGAAACTCCTTCGGCTACATGGACTTCATGCTTGATGTGGCAAACCGCTACCCAGAGGTGTACTTCATGCACTGCTCGGGGTACAAAACCGCCCCTAACATGGGAACCTATTTCGGCAGGATGTACCAGCCTCGCTATCTCTCCGGAATGGTAGCGGGAGCTATGACCAAAAGCAACGTCCTTGGCTACGTGGCGGCCCAGCCGATCCCAGAGGTCATAAGGGGCATAAACGCCTTCACACTGGGAGCCAGAAGCGTCAATCCCAAGGTGACCGTAAAGGTCATATGGCTTTTCTCCTGGTTCGACCCGGGCAAGGAAAAAGAGGCAGCTAAAGCCCTCATAGACGCAGGTGCCGACGTAATCGGTATGCACGCCGACAGCGGAGCCGCCCCTCAGGCCTGCGAGGAAGCTGGAGCCTACGTCATAGGCTACAACAACGACATGTCCCAGTTCGCCCCGACGAAACACCTCACCGCCCCGATCTGGAACTGGGGTGCGGTATACGACTACACCGTCAAACAGGTCTCCGAGGGAGTATGGCAGCCAGATCAGATCTGGTGGGGACTTAAGGAAAACATGGTCGGTCTGGCCCCCTTCAACGAAGCGGTGCCCAAATCGCTCATAGAGACCGTCGAATCCAGAAAGAAGGCCATAATCGCTGGAGAGTGGGACGTATTCTGGGGCCCCATATGGGATCAAAAGGGAGAGCTTAAAGTCAAAGACAACGAGAAAATGACCGACGGAGAGATGTTGGGCATGGACTGGTTCGTCGAAGGAGTGGAGGCCAGCATCCCTAAATAG
- a CDS encoding ABC transporter ATP-binding protein produces the protein MVEPNALLVEMKGITKSFQGIKANDQIDLTLKKGEVLALLGENGAGKSTLMNVLSGIYLPDGGTIDIGGTRLSFRSPNDAISAGIGMVHQHFMLVPSQTVWENMVLGLPDLPQILPKGKIISEITAISKQYGLEVDPEAIIWQLSIGEQQRVEILKTLYRNAQVLILDEPTAVLTPQEARSLFNTIKRMTEEGRGIIFISHKLDEVMEISDRVTVLRKGKLIGTVDRENASKEKIAEMMVGKRINLDLDKKDITPGEVVYSLSQANAISDRGLKALDQVSLELREGQILGLAGVAGNGQTELCQVMAGLRKMTSGKLILKGKEVTDSSPRELIDGGIRYIPADRKGTGMVSNMDVRENSTLKRYWRRPVARGVLIDWKAVLKHALGIVKNFNVDTPSVETPVRNLSGGNIQKLMLGRELSDIPKVLIAMNPTWGLDVAATRFVREQLLEEREKGAAIFLISEDLDELMSLSDRIAVMYRGKIMGLVEDPNTFGIERIGMMMAGTRIEQVGGGL, from the coding sequence GTGGTTGAACCTAACGCCCTGTTGGTCGAGATGAAGGGGATAACCAAATCTTTCCAGGGCATCAAGGCAAACGATCAGATAGACCTGACCCTAAAAAAAGGGGAGGTACTGGCCCTTTTAGGGGAAAACGGAGCAGGCAAGTCGACTTTGATGAACGTCCTCTCTGGGATATACCTCCCCGACGGAGGGACCATAGACATAGGCGGTACCAGGCTCTCCTTTCGATCTCCTAACGACGCTATCTCCGCGGGAATCGGCATGGTTCACCAGCACTTCATGCTCGTCCCCTCCCAGACGGTGTGGGAGAACATGGTCCTCGGGCTTCCCGACCTCCCTCAGATTCTCCCTAAGGGTAAAATCATATCGGAGATAACGGCCATCTCAAAGCAGTACGGCCTGGAGGTCGACCCAGAGGCGATCATATGGCAGCTATCTATAGGGGAGCAACAGAGGGTGGAGATACTGAAGACCCTCTACAGAAACGCTCAGGTCCTTATCCTGGACGAGCCTACGGCGGTACTGACCCCTCAGGAAGCCAGAAGCCTTTTCAACACCATAAAGAGAATGACCGAGGAAGGTCGAGGAATAATATTCATATCCCATAAGCTAGACGAAGTTATGGAGATATCCGACAGGGTAACGGTCCTCAGGAAAGGCAAGCTGATAGGGACGGTGGATAGAGAAAACGCCAGCAAGGAAAAGATCGCCGAGATGATGGTAGGGAAGAGGATCAACCTGGACCTGGACAAAAAGGACATCACACCGGGAGAGGTGGTCTACTCTCTATCCCAGGCTAACGCCATCAGCGACAGAGGGCTAAAGGCATTGGACCAGGTCTCCCTGGAGCTTAGAGAAGGCCAGATTCTGGGACTGGCGGGAGTCGCAGGAAACGGCCAGACCGAGCTATGTCAGGTTATGGCTGGACTCAGAAAAATGACCTCCGGCAAGCTGATACTGAAAGGCAAAGAGGTCACCGATAGCTCTCCAAGGGAGCTTATCGACGGCGGAATTCGCTACATACCGGCGGACCGAAAAGGGACAGGAATGGTCTCCAACATGGACGTACGGGAAAACTCGACCCTGAAAAGATACTGGAGAAGACCGGTCGCACGGGGAGTCCTTATAGACTGGAAAGCGGTCTTAAAACACGCTCTAGGAATAGTCAAAAACTTTAACGTAGATACCCCATCGGTGGAGACTCCTGTAAGAAATCTCTCCGGTGGAAATATACAGAAACTCATGCTAGGTCGGGAGCTCAGCGATATCCCTAAGGTGCTCATAGCCATGAACCCCACCTGGGGCCTGGACGTAGCGGCCACCAGATTCGTCAGAGAACAGCTTCTCGAGGAGAGGGAAAAAGGTGCGGCTATATTCCTGATATCCGAGGACCTAGACGAGCTCATGTCCCTCAGCGACAGGATCGCGGTCATGTACAGAGGAAAGATAATGGGATTAGTCGAGGATCCAAACACCTTCGGCATAGAGAGAATAGGGATGATGATGGCAGGGACCAGAATCGAGCAAGTCGGAGGTGGTCTGTGA
- a CDS encoding ABC transporter permease, whose amino-acid sequence MRLKAQKRLNQPLWLEIAIPVGGLIMAILTSGVFLMLMGVSPVEAYMEIYYSAFGDSYGLSECMVKAIPLAMAAIAVMLSFKMLIWNIGAEGQIFMGAIAAAAAARYFPSDNHVFMLFSMGSMAIVAGGLWAAFAGYLRARWNVNEIITTLMMNYIAIHLMDYFVYGPWRDPASLGFPMTAPFPQSARLAVMGWGRVHSGIILAAILVFIAWWIFKMTRWGYEIRVIGENPQAATFAGIDYVKNVVVVMFISGAIAGLAGMTEVAGLQGRLQHGFSGGFGYTAIIVAWLSRLNPIAIALVSFLMGGLLVGGESLQIVMGLPIASTLVVQGCILFFILAGEFFRRYRIVISKGDI is encoded by the coding sequence ATGAGACTTAAGGCTCAAAAAAGGCTAAACCAGCCTCTGTGGCTGGAGATAGCCATACCTGTCGGTGGACTGATTATGGCCATCCTCACCAGCGGCGTCTTCCTCATGCTCATGGGGGTTTCACCTGTGGAAGCCTATATGGAGATTTATTATTCCGCCTTCGGCGACAGCTATGGCCTCAGCGAATGCATGGTCAAGGCGATACCTCTCGCAATGGCCGCCATAGCGGTGATGCTGTCTTTTAAGATGCTCATATGGAACATAGGGGCGGAGGGCCAGATATTCATGGGAGCCATCGCGGCGGCGGCGGCGGCTCGATACTTCCCCTCGGACAACCACGTCTTTATGCTTTTTTCCATGGGGTCTATGGCCATAGTCGCAGGAGGACTGTGGGCGGCCTTTGCGGGATATCTGAGAGCCCGGTGGAACGTCAACGAAATCATAACCACTCTTATGATGAACTACATAGCCATACACCTGATGGACTACTTCGTATACGGCCCTTGGCGGGACCCCGCCAGCCTCGGCTTTCCTATGACCGCCCCGTTCCCCCAATCCGCCAGACTGGCGGTCATGGGCTGGGGAAGGGTTCACTCAGGGATAATTCTCGCCGCTATCCTGGTATTCATAGCTTGGTGGATATTCAAGATGACCCGTTGGGGATACGAGATCCGGGTTATAGGGGAGAACCCTCAGGCGGCCACATTCGCCGGAATAGACTACGTTAAAAACGTTGTCGTAGTGATGTTCATATCGGGAGCGATAGCGGGCCTAGCGGGCATGACCGAGGTCGCAGGGCTACAGGGCAGGCTTCAACACGGCTTTTCTGGAGGTTTTGGCTACACCGCCATAATAGTGGCCTGGCTATCCAGGCTCAACCCTATAGCGATAGCGCTGGTATCCTTCCTCATGGGAGGACTGCTGGTCGGAGGCGAATCCCTCCAGATCGTCATGGGCCTGCCTATAGCTAGTACCCTAGTGGTACAGGGATGTATACTGTTTTTTATCCTGGCAGGGGAGTTCTTTCGCCGTTACCGTATAGTGATATCAAAGGGGGATATATAA
- a CDS encoding ABC transporter permease codes for MEILIPILAAAVRSGTPILYATLGEIVTEKSGVMNLGLEGLMLLGALSGFAVTSATGNPWLGVAAAFAAGAFFSLFHAVVCISLGGNQVVSGLALTMLGTGVTAILGRDYVGQLIKGFARLPVPFLSDIPLIGPIFFRHDPLVYLSYGLVAFLCWFLWRTKSGLNLRAVGDNPRAADSLGINVVAIRYIYTMVGGGIVAIGGAYLSVSYSHMWTEGMSAGRGWIAVALVIFAIWNPARAAFGSYLFGGVEACQLRIQAAGTNISAPLLLMLPYVLTITVLVVISIRKGKGILFGAPASLGTPFYREER; via the coding sequence ATGGAGATCCTCATACCTATTTTGGCAGCAGCGGTCAGGAGCGGAACCCCAATACTCTACGCCACCTTAGGGGAGATCGTCACGGAAAAAAGCGGAGTGATGAACCTAGGGCTTGAGGGACTAATGCTACTGGGGGCCCTATCAGGCTTCGCGGTCACCTCAGCGACAGGTAACCCATGGCTAGGGGTGGCGGCGGCGTTCGCCGCAGGGGCCTTTTTCAGCCTTTTCCACGCCGTGGTCTGTATATCTCTAGGGGGAAACCAGGTCGTCAGCGGACTGGCTTTAACCATGCTGGGCACCGGTGTAACCGCCATACTGGGTCGAGACTACGTCGGCCAGCTCATAAAGGGTTTTGCCAGGCTGCCTGTGCCTTTTTTATCGGATATACCTCTCATAGGACCTATATTCTTCCGTCACGACCCTCTGGTATACCTCTCCTACGGCCTGGTGGCCTTTCTATGCTGGTTCCTGTGGAGGACCAAATCAGGGCTCAACCTCAGAGCGGTAGGGGATAACCCAAGGGCCGCTGACTCTCTAGGGATAAACGTAGTGGCCATAAGGTATATCTACACGATGGTAGGAGGGGGAATCGTCGCGATCGGGGGAGCCTACCTCTCGGTGTCCTACAGCCATATGTGGACCGAGGGGATGTCCGCCGGAAGGGGATGGATCGCCGTGGCTCTGGTCATATTCGCCATATGGAACCCCGCCAGAGCGGCTTTCGGTTCCTACCTCTTCGGAGGGGTAGAGGCCTGTCAGCTGAGAATCCAGGCCGCCGGAACCAACATATCCGCCCCTCTGCTTCTGATGTTGCCCTACGTCCTGACCATAACCGTGCTGGTCGTCATATCTATCAGAAAGGGGAAAGGTATCCTCTTCGGTGCCCCTGCCTCTCTAGGGACGCCTTTTTACAGGGAAGAGAGATAA
- a CDS encoding ArsA family ATPase has translation MYRRFTFFGGKGGTGKTTCASSYALNLARRGVRTLVVSTDPAHSLADAVGHPIGSEVVKLEPNLWGLEIDAALEARRYMESIQSQMLHIVSAAIVEEIKRQLKIAYLSPGAEEAAIFDRFVEIMEQAGDKYDVVVFDTAPTGHTLRLLTLPEVLEVWIEHLIKKRTKAMDLMRMAAKYEKDLQEKLKEDPIFDILSRRRDMFQRAKDLLTDHELSVFHFVLNPEKMPVLETERAIALLEEFDIKVGSVVVNRIIPAEAGEFLRRRRESQEGHLATIDEKFGKYGVVKLPMLESDIQGMDDLAKVSRDLEAIER, from the coding sequence ATGTACAGGAGATTCACTTTCTTTGGCGGCAAAGGGGGCACCGGAAAGACCACCTGCGCCTCTTCCTACGCCCTTAACCTCGCTAGGAGAGGGGTCAGGACTCTGGTGGTCTCCACCGATCCCGCCCATTCTCTCGCCGATGCGGTAGGCCATCCTATAGGCAGCGAGGTCGTAAAGCTAGAGCCTAACCTCTGGGGACTGGAGATCGACGCCGCCCTTGAGGCCAGGAGGTATATGGAGTCGATTCAGTCTCAGATGCTCCACATAGTCAGTGCGGCTATAGTGGAGGAGATCAAAAGACAGCTCAAAATAGCCTACCTCTCTCCCGGTGCGGAGGAGGCGGCTATATTCGATCGGTTCGTCGAGATAATGGAGCAGGCGGGGGATAAGTACGATGTGGTGGTATTCGACACCGCCCCTACAGGCCATACCCTCAGGCTGCTGACCTTGCCGGAGGTCCTGGAGGTGTGGATAGAGCACCTCATAAAGAAGAGGACCAAGGCCATGGATCTTATGAGGATGGCCGCTAAATACGAGAAGGACCTCCAGGAGAAGCTTAAGGAGGACCCTATATTCGACATTCTCTCCAGACGAAGGGACATGTTCCAGAGGGCCAAGGATCTGCTGACCGACCACGAGCTCTCGGTGTTCCACTTTGTCCTGAACCCGGAGAAGATGCCTGTATTGGAGACCGAGCGGGCCATAGCCCTGCTTGAGGAGTTCGATATAAAGGTAGGTTCGGTGGTGGTGAACAGGATTATCCCCGCCGAGGCTGGGGAGTTCCTCCGTCGTCGGAGGGAGTCTCAGGAGGGACACCTCGCCACCATAGACGAGAAGTTCGGCAAGTACGGAGTGGTTAAGCTGCCTATGCTTGAGTCGGATATCCAGGGTATGGACGACCTAGCTAAGGTCTCTCGGGACCTGGAGGCTATAGAGAGATAA
- a CDS encoding response regulator — translation MMEPKEKLKALEKERELVVGYLDAVLSFNSRSSVLGEVVNKEKLLTDASGKVRRLCPFSAVAFYLVDREDQDFCLDFCDPDDWVPFIEREHEGLVEDGTFAWVLGRTQPTVLNSIDERYSVMLCSLSTSSRIMGMFMAVYDRDKGYIDDISLSFMALILSITSISLQNLELYTLVQELNRDLEKKVARLVESEVRLTEYQHNLEDIVRKRTIDLERANDELILAKERAEAANAAKSAFLANMSHEIRTPINVMLGMTDLVLDSSDISGRDRDFLENSRFAGKDLLHLIDNILDLSRVEAREMVLKTEPCGLEDLCRSVVDMTRAGGMAEGLIVEYVWDKTLPNKVLCDPARLKQVLMNLMNNGAKFTEKGGITLTVSPLRISEGEVSLRFSVKDSGLGIPEEKLGKIFDTFYQGDASLSKRFKGAGLGLAISRQIIDLMGGRIWVKSKVGVGSTFFVDVVFPIVREDKEPKRKEDKDELPVPRGLKVLLVEDNMLNRKLAEAMLAGLEWTIDSAEDGFKAVDSVKKAVYDLVLMDVQMPGMNGLEATERIREMERSGEISYSPVIIAMTANAMKGDREMCLNAGMNDYLTKPINKKLMLQTIALAVGDR, via the coding sequence ATGATGGAGCCAAAGGAAAAACTCAAAGCGTTGGAAAAGGAGAGGGAGCTGGTTGTCGGCTACCTTGACGCCGTTTTAAGCTTTAACAGCCGATCCTCCGTCCTTGGAGAGGTAGTCAATAAGGAAAAACTCCTCACCGACGCGTCCGGGAAGGTCCGAAGGCTGTGTCCTTTTTCGGCGGTGGCTTTCTATCTGGTCGACAGAGAGGACCAGGATTTTTGCCTGGATTTCTGTGATCCTGATGATTGGGTCCCCTTTATTGAGAGAGAGCACGAAGGACTCGTCGAGGACGGCACCTTTGCCTGGGTTTTAGGTCGAACCCAGCCGACGGTTTTAAACTCTATAGACGAAAGATACAGCGTCATGCTCTGCTCTCTGTCGACCTCGTCCCGGATAATGGGTATGTTCATGGCGGTTTACGACAGGGATAAGGGATACATAGACGACATATCCCTTTCTTTTATGGCCCTGATCCTGAGCATTACGTCCATCTCCCTGCAAAACCTGGAGCTTTATACCTTAGTTCAGGAGCTCAATAGGGATCTTGAAAAAAAGGTAGCTCGCCTTGTGGAGTCGGAGGTAAGGCTCACCGAGTATCAGCATAACCTGGAGGATATCGTCAGAAAGAGGACCATCGATCTTGAGAGGGCAAACGACGAGTTGATCCTGGCGAAGGAGAGGGCTGAAGCGGCTAACGCCGCTAAAAGCGCCTTTTTGGCCAATATGAGCCACGAGATAAGGACCCCTATTAACGTTATGCTTGGTATGACCGACTTAGTCCTGGATTCCTCCGATATATCCGGCAGGGACAGGGATTTCCTCGAAAACTCTCGCTTTGCCGGAAAGGATCTGCTTCACCTAATCGATAATATACTGGATCTATCCAGAGTGGAGGCCAGGGAGATGGTCCTTAAGACCGAGCCCTGTGGCCTTGAGGACCTCTGTCGGTCCGTGGTGGATATGACCAGAGCGGGGGGCATGGCGGAAGGGCTGATAGTGGAGTACGTATGGGATAAAACCCTGCCGAATAAGGTTCTGTGTGACCCCGCTAGGCTGAAGCAGGTCCTGATGAACCTGATGAACAACGGCGCAAAGTTCACGGAAAAAGGCGGAATAACCCTTACCGTGTCTCCCCTTAGGATTTCCGAGGGGGAGGTTTCCCTTCGGTTCTCCGTCAAAGACTCGGGGCTTGGCATACCGGAGGAGAAGCTGGGCAAGATATTCGATACCTTTTATCAAGGTGACGCCTCTCTCTCTAAGCGATTTAAAGGAGCGGGGCTGGGTCTGGCTATATCCCGCCAGATAATCGACCTTATGGGAGGTCGTATCTGGGTTAAGAGCAAAGTCGGCGTTGGATCTACCTTTTTTGTCGACGTGGTTTTCCCGATCGTCAGGGAGGATAAAGAACCTAAGCGGAAAGAGGATAAAGACGAGCTGCCTGTCCCTAGGGGGCTAAAGGTGTTGCTGGTCGAGGATAATATGTTAAACCGTAAGCTGGCGGAGGCTATGCTGGCGGGCCTTGAATGGACTATAGATTCGGCGGAGGACGGTTTTAAGGCCGTTGATTCGGTCAAGAAGGCCGTCTATGACCTAGTCCTGATGGACGTCCAGATGCCCGGTATGAACGGCCTGGAAGCGACGGAGAGAATTAGAGAGATGGAGAGATCGGGAGAGATATCCTATAGCCCTGTTATCATCGCCATGACGGCCAACGCCATGAAAGGGGACAGAGAGATGTGCCTTAACGCTGGCATGAACGATTACCTCACTAAGCCCATAAACAAAAAGCTGATGCTTCAGACCATAGCTCTAGCGGTAGGTGACCGGTAG
- a CDS encoding HDOD domain-containing protein, which produces MALIRVDKLKEGMVVKKDVTAPTGRFIMASGATIESRHLKLLKSWGVIEVEVEGDDEPDRMPQIPPMSRSDLTTGVAYLDHLFSICGRGTPVLKELSRAATIRVMNQIGQKGISVIPDLRSVGDEGKGKMEDLSRVSISSIVGKQTRLFSFSDTYRQIVEVLQSPRSSATHIAQVVEKDTSLSAKLLQIVNSAYYGFPSKIGSIQRAVTILGGRELTTLAIGITAIRYFSKLSQDVLDMERFWRNSVACGVFARLLAGEKRLPSDNHFFLAGLLRDIGLLLLIGECPVAVELVIRRSCRDKISLPICEREVFGFSHAFLGASLLAEWKVPSYLVNIVKYKDNPLFSSEDLESSILHVADCLSFATGYGWSPIMPIPAMDDEGWNRLDLSYNVLEPMCSRAERQISEIVDVFLK; this is translated from the coding sequence ATGGCGCTTATCAGGGTGGACAAACTAAAAGAAGGCATGGTGGTAAAAAAAGATGTCACCGCCCCTACCGGACGGTTCATAATGGCCTCTGGAGCCACTATAGAGTCTCGCCACCTGAAGCTCCTGAAAAGCTGGGGGGTTATCGAGGTAGAGGTAGAGGGAGATGACGAGCCCGACCGTATGCCTCAGATACCCCCTATGTCCCGGTCGGACCTCACCACTGGAGTGGCATATCTGGACCACCTCTTCTCCATCTGCGGAAGGGGAACTCCGGTCCTTAAGGAGCTTTCCAGGGCGGCCACTATAAGGGTGATGAACCAGATAGGGCAGAAGGGCATATCGGTTATCCCCGATCTCCGCTCCGTCGGCGATGAAGGAAAAGGTAAGATGGAGGACCTTTCCAGGGTTTCCATCTCGTCCATAGTCGGAAAGCAGACCAGGCTTTTCTCCTTTTCCGATACCTATAGACAGATAGTGGAGGTCCTCCAGTCCCCTAGAAGCTCCGCTACCCACATAGCACAGGTGGTGGAGAAGGATACCAGTCTCTCCGCAAAGCTACTACAGATAGTCAACAGCGCTTACTACGGATTTCCCTCGAAAATAGGCTCTATCCAGAGGGCCGTTACCATCCTAGGAGGTAGGGAGTTGACCACCTTGGCCATAGGCATAACCGCCATAAGGTATTTCTCAAAACTGTCACAGGACGTGCTGGATATGGAGAGGTTTTGGCGAAATTCGGTGGCCTGTGGGGTCTTCGCCAGGCTTCTCGCTGGGGAGAAGAGACTGCCCTCGGATAACCATTTTTTCCTGGCAGGGCTTCTCCGGGACATCGGCCTTTTGCTCCTGATCGGAGAGTGTCCTGTGGCTGTAGAGTTGGTGATCCGTCGGTCCTGTCGAGATAAAATCTCTCTGCCTATATGCGAGAGGGAGGTCTTCGGGTTTTCTCACGCCTTTTTAGGGGCCTCCCTTCTGGCTGAATGGAAAGTTCCTTCTTATTTGGTTAATATAGTAAAATATAAGGACAACCCCCTTTTTTCCTCCGAGGATCTGGAGAGCTCTATCCTCCACGTGGCCGACTGTCTATCCTTCGCCACTGGCTACGGCTGGAGCCCTATTATGCCTATTCCCGCCATGGATGACGAAGGTTGGAACAGGCTCGATCTGTCCTATAACGTTCTGGAACCGATGTGTTCTCGGGCGGAGAGGCAGATATCGGAGATAGTGGACGTGTTCTTAAAATGA